Proteins from one Terriglobia bacterium genomic window:
- a CDS encoding DinB family protein translates to MQDSVLRKNIIALLEGGQAYVTVKKALAGMKAKNRNLRPQSKVRSVWEQFEHMRIAQEDILRYTLDAKWKSPAWPEGYWPDSGKRLTETMWSASVKKFFADLRELMNLVKNPRTDLTAEIPHGEGRTYLRQVLLAADHNAYHTGQIVAIRKMLGDWPE, encoded by the coding sequence ATGCAAGACTCTGTGTTGCGTAAGAACATCATCGCCTTACTCGAGGGCGGGCAAGCGTATGTCACGGTCAAGAAGGCGCTGGCCGGAATGAAGGCCAAGAACCGAAACCTCCGGCCACAATCGAAGGTCCGCTCGGTCTGGGAACAATTTGAACATATGCGCATCGCCCAGGAGGATATCCTGCGCTATACCCTGGATGCCAAGTGGAAATCTCCCGCGTGGCCCGAGGGCTATTGGCCGGATAGCGGGAAACGTCTCACCGAAACCATGTGGTCCGCCTCCGTAAAGAAATTCTTTGCGGACCTCAGGGAACTCATGAACCTGGTCAAGAATCCTCGTACGGATCTGACCGCAGAAATTCCCCACGGGGAGGGACGCACATATCTCCGTCAAGTCCTCCTCGCCGCAGATCACAATGCGTATCACACCGGACAGATTGTGGCGATCCGCAAGATGTTAGGGGACTGGCCGGAGTAA
- a CDS encoding AAA family ATPase, with the protein MSQNTSVGDVKALVLSFHPVIVIETVEEERARSLLYAVAGQLRMTLFEWSMTRGLTRAEEPNALNRITANPLALLQHIAGLRLKAVFLLKDFSTHLSDPAVARQFRELADYFIQTRSTVVLSGETVSLPSEIEATAVRYKLQLPDREELEGVVNNVLQSLGGDSFGVSQLGPADCDALFNALHGLTSNQARQAVTYAMVKDRKLTAEAIPEILERKVQLIREGGLLEYYPEKGNRYELGGFANLKGWLARARVGFTPEARAMNLSAPKGILIVGVPGCGKSLAAKVIAREWKLPLLKLDAGSLFDKYIGESEKNFRKAITMAESMAPVVFWIDEIEKSIATTAGSGEADGGLSRRLFGEFLTWLQEKREEVFVVATANDLSVLPPELLRKGRFDEIFFVDLPNREERDAIFKIHLAARKQDSARFDLTPLLDATEGFSGAEIEQIVVAAIYRCLSQKRPLDTSLLLEEIKQTVPLSVTRHEEIEHLRETASGRFVSVR; encoded by the coding sequence GTGAGTCAGAACACGAGCGTCGGCGACGTCAAAGCGTTAGTTCTGTCATTCCATCCGGTGATTGTGATTGAGACGGTGGAGGAGGAACGTGCCCGCTCGCTCCTTTACGCCGTGGCGGGTCAACTCCGAATGACCCTTTTTGAATGGTCGATGACGCGGGGATTGACTCGTGCAGAGGAGCCGAACGCCCTCAATCGAATAACTGCCAATCCCCTCGCGCTTCTTCAACATATCGCCGGACTGCGCTTGAAGGCTGTTTTCCTCTTGAAGGATTTTTCAACCCATCTCAGCGACCCCGCGGTGGCGCGTCAGTTTCGGGAACTGGCCGATTACTTCATTCAAACACGTTCCACGGTCGTTCTGAGCGGCGAGACCGTTTCTCTGCCGAGCGAGATCGAGGCTACGGCGGTCCGTTACAAACTCCAGCTCCCGGACCGGGAGGAACTGGAGGGAGTGGTGAATAATGTTTTGCAGTCGCTCGGCGGCGATTCCTTTGGCGTGTCGCAGCTGGGGCCGGCGGATTGTGATGCCCTCTTCAACGCCCTGCACGGCCTGACTTCGAATCAGGCCCGGCAGGCCGTCACTTACGCCATGGTCAAGGATCGAAAGCTCACGGCCGAGGCCATCCCGGAAATCCTGGAGCGGAAGGTGCAGTTGATTCGGGAAGGCGGCCTCCTCGAGTATTACCCGGAGAAGGGCAACCGGTATGAGCTGGGCGGATTCGCCAACCTGAAAGGATGGCTGGCCCGCGCCCGGGTCGGCTTTACTCCGGAGGCGCGCGCCATGAACCTCAGCGCCCCCAAAGGCATTTTGATTGTCGGGGTTCCCGGATGCGGCAAATCCCTGGCCGCCAAGGTGATCGCCCGGGAGTGGAAATTGCCCCTCCTGAAGCTTGATGCCGGCAGCCTCTTCGATAAGTACATTGGGGAGTCGGAAAAAAACTTCCGCAAGGCGATCACCATGGCGGAATCCATGGCGCCGGTCGTCTTCTGGATTGATGAAATCGAGAAGAGCATCGCCACAACGGCCGGGAGTGGGGAGGCGGATGGGGGGCTCAGCCGGCGTCTGTTTGGCGAGTTCTTGACCTGGCTCCAGGAAAAAAGGGAGGAGGTCTTTGTGGTGGCCACCGCCAATGACCTCTCGGTCCTTCCGCCGGAACTTCTGCGCAAGGGTCGATTTGACGAAATCTTTTTCGTCGATCTTCCGAACCGGGAAGAGCGGGACGCGATCTTCAAAATCCATCTCGCGGCACGTAAGCAAGACTCCGCCCGTTTTGATTTGACCCCGCTTCTCGATGCGACCGAGGGATTCAGCGGGGCTGAGATCGAGCAGATCGTCGTCGCGGCCATTTATCGATGCCTGAGCCAGAAACGCCCGCTCGATACCTCCCTGCTCCTCGAGGAAATCAAGCAGACGGTCCCTCTCTCGGTGACGCGCCATGAAGAAATCGAACACCTGCGCGAGACCGCCAGCGGACGGTTTGTCAGCGTTCGATGA